From Streptomyces sp. NBC_00775, one genomic window encodes:
- a CDS encoding sugar phosphate nucleotidyltransferase, which yields MPGATSETVAVMLAGGRGERAKPITLESADYIRSKAVIPFLGRRLVEWVVELCKDQGIRRFYVIAQGLENRSQIKLLLGHGQRHGVEISYSRAGFDPYNVGSGSAFLHNLEQWKLTGRALVLPVDSVLDFSLEELERTHQETAATVTVATVGRTRREVAGKYGVLRTDPAGRVRGFAEKPSAQQLRTLFPGRGDEPLPTSAGMYLVDCDRLRRAARDPQLMRLAQQRLDWGGDLLPWLVEHDEPVAAHRIARLGDLGNVPDYLAALRDVLRGAYRRLNRLMGPPTAGAADCWIDETSLRTRDPVSGTTLTEKIADGRVKIGPGVHIGRHVEVGDDVSLEYADIGDGVELGEGARLSGVAVGDYSLVGPYAELSDSYIGPMAVIRSERGRPVRLESHTAIGDGVSLRPGSRLSGVSVYPRLRIPAHFHVPSGTWLTCSDDVLQWV from the coding sequence ATGCCTGGGGCGACGAGCGAGACCGTGGCCGTCATGTTGGCCGGCGGGCGCGGGGAACGAGCGAAGCCGATCACCTTGGAATCGGCCGACTACATCCGCAGCAAGGCGGTCATCCCGTTCCTCGGGCGCCGCCTCGTCGAATGGGTCGTGGAACTCTGCAAGGACCAGGGCATACGGCGCTTCTACGTGATCGCCCAGGGCCTGGAGAACCGCAGCCAGATCAAGCTGCTGCTCGGCCACGGCCAGCGCCACGGCGTGGAGATCAGCTACTCGCGGGCCGGCTTCGACCCGTACAACGTGGGCTCGGGCTCGGCCTTCCTGCACAACCTCGAACAGTGGAAGCTGACCGGCCGGGCCCTGGTGCTGCCGGTCGACTCGGTCCTGGACTTCTCGCTGGAAGAACTGGAGCGCACCCACCAGGAGACAGCCGCCACGGTCACCGTGGCCACGGTCGGCAGGACCCGCCGGGAGGTCGCCGGAAAGTACGGCGTGCTGCGCACCGACCCGGCCGGACGCGTCCGGGGGTTCGCGGAGAAACCCAGCGCCCAGCAGCTGCGCACCCTCTTCCCCGGCCGCGGCGACGAGCCGCTGCCGACCAGTGCGGGCATGTACCTGGTCGACTGCGACCGGCTGCGCCGCGCGGCCCGCGACCCGCAGCTGATGCGGCTCGCCCAGCAGCGGCTCGACTGGGGCGGCGACCTGCTGCCCTGGCTGGTGGAGCACGACGAACCGGTCGCCGCCCACCGCATCGCCCGCCTCGGCGACCTGGGTAACGTGCCCGACTATCTGGCCGCGCTGCGCGACGTGCTCCGCGGCGCGTACCGCCGGCTGAACCGGCTGATGGGCCCACCGACGGCCGGCGCCGCCGACTGCTGGATCGACGAGACCAGTCTGCGCACCCGCGACCCGGTGTCCGGCACCACGCTCACCGAGAAGATCGCGGACGGCCGGGTGAAGATCGGCCCCGGCGTGCACATCGGCCGCCATGTCGAGGTCGGCGACGACGTCAGCCTGGAGTACGCGGACATCGGCGACGGCGTCGAACTCGGCGAGGGCGCACGGCTCAGCGGGGTCGCCGTGGGCGACTACTCGCTCGTCGGGCCCTACGCCGAACTCAGCGACTCGTACATCGGCCCCATGGCGGTGATCCGTTCGGAGCGGGGCAGACCCGTCCGCCTGGAGTCGCACACCGCGATCGGCGACGGGGTCAGCCTCCGGCCCGGCAGCCGGCTCTCCGGCGTCAGCGTCTATCCGCGGCTGCGCATCCCCGCACACTTCCACGTGCCCTCAGGCACGTGGCTGACCTGCTCGGACGACGTCCTGCAGTGGGTCTGA